A part of Hippopotamus amphibius kiboko isolate mHipAmp2 chromosome 16, mHipAmp2.hap2, whole genome shotgun sequence genomic DNA contains:
- the PLEKHG2 gene encoding pleckstrin homology domain-containing family G member 2 isoform X1 — translation MPEGARGLGLSKPSPSLGRRGEACDCAAVCETRTAAPATPAMASLRGSGSSTSLSTVGSEGDPAPGPTPACSASRPEPLPGPPIRLHLSPVGTPGSAKPSRLERVAREIVETERAYVRDLRSIVEDYLGPLLDGGVLGLSAEQVGTLFANIEDIYEFSSELLEDLEGSSSAGGIAECFVQRSEDFDIYTLYCMNYPSSLALLRELSLSPPAALWLQERQAQLHHSLPLQSFLLKPVQRILKYHLLLQELGKHWVEGPDAGGREVVEEAIVSMTAVAWYINDMKRKQEHAARLQEVQRRLGGWTGPELSAFGELVLEGAFRGGGGGGPRLRGGERLLFLFSRMLLVAKRRGPEYTYKGHIFCCNLSVSENPRDPLGFKVSDLTIPKHRHLLQAKNQEEKRLWIHCLQRLFFENHPASIPAKAKQVLLENSLHCAPKSKPIPEPLTPPLGSPRPRDARSFTPGRRNTAPSPGPTTTRRGRRQSEPLKDPYVMFPQNAKPRIKHAGSEGELYPPLEPQPPVPASEPPEDLEDPGPPTLDPSGTSITEEILELLNQRGLRDPGCPLQPSPHDIPKFPGDSQVPGDSDTLTFQALPNRDSSEEEEEEELDVDERGPSPLHVLEGLESSSVAEIPDIPSLSKNPDVPNLPEIPSLSEIPQMPRLPSLSDISSVFEMPCLPAIPSVPDIPSLSSTPALACDSWLQGPLQEPDEALATRRELYPGSSSGKLGEPSSESRAGQEEDEGVSYPDFQPQDVTRDQEFSDELEFRSCSEIRSAWQALEQGQLARPGFPEPLLILEDSDLSGSNRSGKAGAPTSERSASRVRELARLYSERIQQMQRAETRVSANAPRRRPRALAQPQLLPCLPHEQAEPGPRPAFGHVLVCELAFPLTCAQESVPLSPAARVQAATALTKQGGCLDDQDLNVSSLPEQDHLDIQVPAATPLPEQGGLFNIQIPATISLPKQEGPQNGQVPAITASPDQEGLLEAQVLAATPSPEHSGQVDIQVLSTTSFPEQGCQVDIQVPTTPALPKQGNCSDVVVLATTPMPKREGHLDSQSPTNTPFTKQGGFRDVQFPATACGQAVGPLLIHGSSLEPRIPADTPQPLQSDLPDFQVPGPSPLPAHGSYPDRQVPASTLLSLPQDLPDFQLPGATPLPQPQGLMDTRVQTLPPPPQQGGLPDIQGPAAVPLLQEQSLTDLQVQKLTPLLEQNSLTNDYVPAATTLPEQGGPQDIQGLLPTPVQTTVVLSKQGGHSVSHVARSESSDLTPPHSPPPPTRQLLGPNAAALSRYLAASYISQSLARRQGPGGEASPASRGPWSSSAPTSRAPSPPPQPQPPPPPARRLSYATTVNIHVGGGGRLRPAKAQVRLNHPALLATSQEAVGLRRAQGTPDAPFHT, via the exons ATGCCCGAAGGAGCCCGTGGACTGGGCCTGTCCAAACCCAGCCCTAGCCTCGGCCGCAGAGGTGAAGCCTGTGactgtgcggctgtgtgtgagaCTCGGACAG CAGCCCCTGCAACCCCTGCTATGGCCTCCCTGCGAGGTTCTGGGAGCTCCACATCCTTGAGCACAGTGGGCTCCGAGGGGGACCCGGCTCCGGGGCCCACCCCAGCCTGCTCAGCCTCCAGGCCGGAGCCCCTTCCAGGGCCCCCCATCCGCCTCCATCTGTCGCCCGTGGGGACCCCGGGTTCGGCAAAACCCTCGAGACTGGAGCGTGTGGCCCGTGAGATCGTGGAGACAGAGCGGGCCTATGTCCGGGACCTCCGCAGCATCGTGGAG GATTACCTGGGCCCGTTGCTGGACGGCGGGGTCCTGGGGCTGAGCGCGGAGCAGGTGGGCACGCTGTTTGCCAACATCGAGGACATCTACGAGTTCAGCAG TGAGCTCCTGGAGGACCTGGAGGGCAGCAGCAGTGCTGGGGGCATTGCCGAGTGCTTCGTGCAGAGG AGCGAGGATTTTGACATCTACACGTTGTACTGCATGAACTACCCGAG CTCCCTCGCCCTGCTCCGGGAGCTGTCATTGTCTCCACCAGCAGCCCTGTGGCTGCAGGAGCGCCAGGCCCAGCTCCACCACTCACTGCCCCTGCAGAGCTTCCTGCTGAAGCCTGTTCAGCGCATCCTCAAGTACCATCTGCTGCTGCAG gagctAGGCAAGCACTGGGTGGAGGGCCCAGACGCGGGGGGCCGTGAGGTGGTGGAGGAGGCTATCGTGTCCATGACGGCGGTCGCCTGGTACATCAATGACATGAAACGCAAGCAGGAGCATGCTGCGCGCCTCCAG GAGGTGCAGCGGCGGCTGGGCGGTTGGACTGGTCCGGAGCTCAGTGCTTTCGGCGAGTTGGTGCTGGAGGGTGCATTCcgaggtggtggagggggcggccccCGACTTCGAGGAGGTGAACGGCTGCTCTTTCTATTCTCACGGATGCTGCTCGTGGCCAAGCGCCGGGGACCAGAATACACGTACAAGGGCCACATCTTC TGCTGCAACCTGAGTGTGAGTGAGAACCCTCGAGACCCTCTAGGGTTCAAGGTGTCCGATCTGACCATTCCCAAGCACAGGCACCTGCTCCAG gccaagAACCAAGAAGAGAAGAGGCTGTGGATTCACTGTCTCCAGCGCCTCTTCTTTGAGAACCACCCAGCCTCCATCCCTGCCAAG GCAAAACAAGTTCTCCTTGAAAACAGCCTGCACT GTGCTCCTAAAAGTAAGCCTATCCCAGAGCCCCTGACACCCCCACTGGGGTCTCCCCGACCTCGAGATGCTAGAAGTTTCACTCCTGGACGAAGGAACACAG ctccatctCCAGGACCCACCACTACCCGCCGTGGCCGCAGACAGTCTG AGCCTCTGAAGGACCCTTATGTCATGTTTCCACAGAATG CTAAGCCTAGAATCAAG CATGCTGGCAGTGAGGGGGAGCTCTACCCGCCCTTAGAGCCTCAGCCACCAGTTCCAGCTTCTGAACCCCCTGAGGACCTGGAGGACCCTGGACCCCCTACGCTGGACCCCTCTGGGACCtcaatcactgaagaaatcctGGAGCTGCTGAACCAAAGGGGCCTCCGGGATCCGGGG TGCCCACTACAGCCATCCCCCCACGACATTCCCAAGTTCCCCGGAGACTCCCAGGTGCCAGGTGACAGTGACACCCTCACGTTCCAAGCCCTGCCCAACCGGGACTCttcagaagaggaggaggaggaagagctggaTGTGGATGAACGGGGGCCTTCCCCACTCCATGTCCTAGAGGGGCTCGAAAGTTCCAGTGTGGCTGAAATTCCCGACATTCCCAGCCTTTCCAAAAATCCTGACGTACCCAACCTCCCTGAAATTCCCAGCCTTTCTGAAATTCCCCAAATGCCCCGCCTTCCCAGTCTCTCTGACATTTCCAGTGTTTTTGAAATGCCCTGCCTTCCAGCCATACCTAGTGTCCCCGACATTCCTAGTCTTTCCAGCACTCCCGCCCTCGCCTGTGACTCCTGGCTCCAGGGACCTCTGCAGGAGCCGGATGAGGCTCTAGCCACCAGGAGAGAACTCTACCCTGGAAGCAGTTCTGGAAAACTGGGAGAGCCCTCCTCAGAAAGCAGGGCAGGGCAAGAGGAGGATGAAGGAGTATCATACCCAGATTTCCAGCCTCAGGATGTCACCCGAGATCAGGAATTCTCTGATGAGCTGGAGTTCCGCTCTTGCTCAGAAATCCGGAGCGCCTGGCAGGCACTGGAGCAGGGGCAGCTGGCCCGGCCAGGTTTCCCAGAGCCACTGCTGATCCTGGAAGATTCGGATCTGAGTGGAAGCAACAGAAGTGGGAAGGCAGGAGCTCCAACTTCGGAGAGGTCAGCGTCCCGAGTGCGAGAGTTGGCCCGGCTTTACAGCGAGCGGATCCAGCAGATGCAGCGAGCTGAGACCCGGGTGTCGGCCAACGCCCCCCGCCGCCGGCCACGGGCTCTGGCCCAGCCGCAGCTGTTGCCCTGCCTGCCCCATGAGCAGGCCGAGCCAG GGCCCCGGCCCGCCTTTGGACACGTGCTGGTATGTGAGCTGGCCTTCCCGCTGACCTGTGCCCAGGAATCTGTCCCCCTAAGCCCTGCTGCCCGGGTTCAAGCTGCCACAGCTTTGACtaagcagggaggctgcctggacGACCAGGATCTAAATGTTTCAAGTCTACCTGAGCAAGACCATCTCGACATCCAGGTTCCAGCTGCTACCCCCCTGCCTGAGCAAGGAGGCCTCTTTAATATCCAGATCCCAGCCACCATATCTTTGCCCAAGCAGGAAGGCCCCCAAAATGGCCAGGTTCCAGCTATTACAGCTTCGCCGGATCAAGAAGGCCTCCTGGAAGCCCAAGTTCTAGCTGCCACTCCTTCGCCTGAGCATAGCGGCCAAGTGGATATACAGGTTCTATCTACCACCTCTTTTCCTGAGCAAGGATGCCAGGTGGACATCCAAGTTCCAACCACCCCAGCTTTGCCTAAGCAGGGAAATTGCTCTGATGTCGTGGTTTTAGCCACCACTCCTATGCCAAAGCGAGAAGGCCACCTGGACAGCCAGAGCCCAACCAACACCCCATTTACTAAGCAAGGAGGTTTCAGGGATGTTCAGTTCCCAGCCACTGCCTGTGGTCAAGCTGTCGGTCCTTTGCTTATACACGGAAGCAGCCTAGAACCTCGGATCCCAGCCGACACCCCACAGCCCTTGCAAAGTGACCTCCCAGACTTTCAGGTTCCAGGTCCCTCACCTCTGCCGGCACATGGAAGCTACCCAGACCGTCAGGTCCCAGCCAGCACTCTGTTGTCCTTGCCCCAAGACCTCCCAGACTTTCAGCTTCCAGGTGCCACACCTTTGCCCCAGCCACAAGGCCTCATGGACACCCGGGTCCAAACCCTCCCACCTCCGCCCCAGCAGGGAGGCCTCCCAGACATCCAGGGTCCAGCTGCTGTGCCTTTGCTTCAGGAGCAAAGCCTCACAGACCTCCAGGTTCAGAAACTGACACCTCTGTTGGAGCAAAACAGCCTCACAAACGACTATGTTCCAGCTGCCACAACTTTGCCTGAGCAAGGAGGCCCTCAGGACATTCAGGGCCTGTTACCCACCCCGGTCCAGACCACTGTGGTTTTGTCCAAACAAGGAGGCCACTCAGTCTCTCATGTTGCCAGGTCAGAGTCTTCAGACTTGACCCCACCCcacagtcccccacccccaacccggCAGCTCCTGGGCCCCAACGCAGCTGCCCTCTCGAGATACCTGGCAGCCTCATATATCAGCCAGAGCCTGGCTCGGCGGCAAGGGCCTGGAGGAGAGGCTTCCCCAGCCTCCCGGGGCCCTTGGTCCTCCTCTGCCCCCACGTCACGCGCACCTTCACCACCGCCCCAGCCCCAACCCCCACCGCCCCCGGCCAGGAGGCTCAGCTATGCCACCACGGTCAACATCCACGTTGGGGGTGGTGGGCGGCTACGGCCAGCCAAGGCCCAGGTCAGGTTGAACCACCCTGCTCTCTTGGCAACCTCCCAGGAAGCTGTGGGCCTTCGCAGAGCCCAGGGGACTCCTGATGCCCCTTTCCACACGTGA
- the PLEKHG2 gene encoding pleckstrin homology domain-containing family G member 2 isoform X2 → MPEGARGLGLSKPSPSLGRRGEACDCAAVCETRTAPATPAMASLRGSGSSTSLSTVGSEGDPAPGPTPACSASRPEPLPGPPIRLHLSPVGTPGSAKPSRLERVAREIVETERAYVRDLRSIVEDYLGPLLDGGVLGLSAEQVGTLFANIEDIYEFSSELLEDLEGSSSAGGIAECFVQRSEDFDIYTLYCMNYPSSLALLRELSLSPPAALWLQERQAQLHHSLPLQSFLLKPVQRILKYHLLLQELGKHWVEGPDAGGREVVEEAIVSMTAVAWYINDMKRKQEHAARLQEVQRRLGGWTGPELSAFGELVLEGAFRGGGGGGPRLRGGERLLFLFSRMLLVAKRRGPEYTYKGHIFCCNLSVSENPRDPLGFKVSDLTIPKHRHLLQAKNQEEKRLWIHCLQRLFFENHPASIPAKAKQVLLENSLHCAPKSKPIPEPLTPPLGSPRPRDARSFTPGRRNTAPSPGPTTTRRGRRQSEPLKDPYVMFPQNAKPRIKHAGSEGELYPPLEPQPPVPASEPPEDLEDPGPPTLDPSGTSITEEILELLNQRGLRDPGCPLQPSPHDIPKFPGDSQVPGDSDTLTFQALPNRDSSEEEEEEELDVDERGPSPLHVLEGLESSSVAEIPDIPSLSKNPDVPNLPEIPSLSEIPQMPRLPSLSDISSVFEMPCLPAIPSVPDIPSLSSTPALACDSWLQGPLQEPDEALATRRELYPGSSSGKLGEPSSESRAGQEEDEGVSYPDFQPQDVTRDQEFSDELEFRSCSEIRSAWQALEQGQLARPGFPEPLLILEDSDLSGSNRSGKAGAPTSERSASRVRELARLYSERIQQMQRAETRVSANAPRRRPRALAQPQLLPCLPHEQAEPGPRPAFGHVLVCELAFPLTCAQESVPLSPAARVQAATALTKQGGCLDDQDLNVSSLPEQDHLDIQVPAATPLPEQGGLFNIQIPATISLPKQEGPQNGQVPAITASPDQEGLLEAQVLAATPSPEHSGQVDIQVLSTTSFPEQGCQVDIQVPTTPALPKQGNCSDVVVLATTPMPKREGHLDSQSPTNTPFTKQGGFRDVQFPATACGQAVGPLLIHGSSLEPRIPADTPQPLQSDLPDFQVPGPSPLPAHGSYPDRQVPASTLLSLPQDLPDFQLPGATPLPQPQGLMDTRVQTLPPPPQQGGLPDIQGPAAVPLLQEQSLTDLQVQKLTPLLEQNSLTNDYVPAATTLPEQGGPQDIQGLLPTPVQTTVVLSKQGGHSVSHVARSESSDLTPPHSPPPPTRQLLGPNAAALSRYLAASYISQSLARRQGPGGEASPASRGPWSSSAPTSRAPSPPPQPQPPPPPARRLSYATTVNIHVGGGGRLRPAKAQVRLNHPALLATSQEAVGLRRAQGTPDAPFHT, encoded by the exons ATGCCCGAAGGAGCCCGTGGACTGGGCCTGTCCAAACCCAGCCCTAGCCTCGGCCGCAGAGGTGAAGCCTGTGactgtgcggctgtgtgtgagaCTCGGACAG CCCCTGCAACCCCTGCTATGGCCTCCCTGCGAGGTTCTGGGAGCTCCACATCCTTGAGCACAGTGGGCTCCGAGGGGGACCCGGCTCCGGGGCCCACCCCAGCCTGCTCAGCCTCCAGGCCGGAGCCCCTTCCAGGGCCCCCCATCCGCCTCCATCTGTCGCCCGTGGGGACCCCGGGTTCGGCAAAACCCTCGAGACTGGAGCGTGTGGCCCGTGAGATCGTGGAGACAGAGCGGGCCTATGTCCGGGACCTCCGCAGCATCGTGGAG GATTACCTGGGCCCGTTGCTGGACGGCGGGGTCCTGGGGCTGAGCGCGGAGCAGGTGGGCACGCTGTTTGCCAACATCGAGGACATCTACGAGTTCAGCAG TGAGCTCCTGGAGGACCTGGAGGGCAGCAGCAGTGCTGGGGGCATTGCCGAGTGCTTCGTGCAGAGG AGCGAGGATTTTGACATCTACACGTTGTACTGCATGAACTACCCGAG CTCCCTCGCCCTGCTCCGGGAGCTGTCATTGTCTCCACCAGCAGCCCTGTGGCTGCAGGAGCGCCAGGCCCAGCTCCACCACTCACTGCCCCTGCAGAGCTTCCTGCTGAAGCCTGTTCAGCGCATCCTCAAGTACCATCTGCTGCTGCAG gagctAGGCAAGCACTGGGTGGAGGGCCCAGACGCGGGGGGCCGTGAGGTGGTGGAGGAGGCTATCGTGTCCATGACGGCGGTCGCCTGGTACATCAATGACATGAAACGCAAGCAGGAGCATGCTGCGCGCCTCCAG GAGGTGCAGCGGCGGCTGGGCGGTTGGACTGGTCCGGAGCTCAGTGCTTTCGGCGAGTTGGTGCTGGAGGGTGCATTCcgaggtggtggagggggcggccccCGACTTCGAGGAGGTGAACGGCTGCTCTTTCTATTCTCACGGATGCTGCTCGTGGCCAAGCGCCGGGGACCAGAATACACGTACAAGGGCCACATCTTC TGCTGCAACCTGAGTGTGAGTGAGAACCCTCGAGACCCTCTAGGGTTCAAGGTGTCCGATCTGACCATTCCCAAGCACAGGCACCTGCTCCAG gccaagAACCAAGAAGAGAAGAGGCTGTGGATTCACTGTCTCCAGCGCCTCTTCTTTGAGAACCACCCAGCCTCCATCCCTGCCAAG GCAAAACAAGTTCTCCTTGAAAACAGCCTGCACT GTGCTCCTAAAAGTAAGCCTATCCCAGAGCCCCTGACACCCCCACTGGGGTCTCCCCGACCTCGAGATGCTAGAAGTTTCACTCCTGGACGAAGGAACACAG ctccatctCCAGGACCCACCACTACCCGCCGTGGCCGCAGACAGTCTG AGCCTCTGAAGGACCCTTATGTCATGTTTCCACAGAATG CTAAGCCTAGAATCAAG CATGCTGGCAGTGAGGGGGAGCTCTACCCGCCCTTAGAGCCTCAGCCACCAGTTCCAGCTTCTGAACCCCCTGAGGACCTGGAGGACCCTGGACCCCCTACGCTGGACCCCTCTGGGACCtcaatcactgaagaaatcctGGAGCTGCTGAACCAAAGGGGCCTCCGGGATCCGGGG TGCCCACTACAGCCATCCCCCCACGACATTCCCAAGTTCCCCGGAGACTCCCAGGTGCCAGGTGACAGTGACACCCTCACGTTCCAAGCCCTGCCCAACCGGGACTCttcagaagaggaggaggaggaagagctggaTGTGGATGAACGGGGGCCTTCCCCACTCCATGTCCTAGAGGGGCTCGAAAGTTCCAGTGTGGCTGAAATTCCCGACATTCCCAGCCTTTCCAAAAATCCTGACGTACCCAACCTCCCTGAAATTCCCAGCCTTTCTGAAATTCCCCAAATGCCCCGCCTTCCCAGTCTCTCTGACATTTCCAGTGTTTTTGAAATGCCCTGCCTTCCAGCCATACCTAGTGTCCCCGACATTCCTAGTCTTTCCAGCACTCCCGCCCTCGCCTGTGACTCCTGGCTCCAGGGACCTCTGCAGGAGCCGGATGAGGCTCTAGCCACCAGGAGAGAACTCTACCCTGGAAGCAGTTCTGGAAAACTGGGAGAGCCCTCCTCAGAAAGCAGGGCAGGGCAAGAGGAGGATGAAGGAGTATCATACCCAGATTTCCAGCCTCAGGATGTCACCCGAGATCAGGAATTCTCTGATGAGCTGGAGTTCCGCTCTTGCTCAGAAATCCGGAGCGCCTGGCAGGCACTGGAGCAGGGGCAGCTGGCCCGGCCAGGTTTCCCAGAGCCACTGCTGATCCTGGAAGATTCGGATCTGAGTGGAAGCAACAGAAGTGGGAAGGCAGGAGCTCCAACTTCGGAGAGGTCAGCGTCCCGAGTGCGAGAGTTGGCCCGGCTTTACAGCGAGCGGATCCAGCAGATGCAGCGAGCTGAGACCCGGGTGTCGGCCAACGCCCCCCGCCGCCGGCCACGGGCTCTGGCCCAGCCGCAGCTGTTGCCCTGCCTGCCCCATGAGCAGGCCGAGCCAG GGCCCCGGCCCGCCTTTGGACACGTGCTGGTATGTGAGCTGGCCTTCCCGCTGACCTGTGCCCAGGAATCTGTCCCCCTAAGCCCTGCTGCCCGGGTTCAAGCTGCCACAGCTTTGACtaagcagggaggctgcctggacGACCAGGATCTAAATGTTTCAAGTCTACCTGAGCAAGACCATCTCGACATCCAGGTTCCAGCTGCTACCCCCCTGCCTGAGCAAGGAGGCCTCTTTAATATCCAGATCCCAGCCACCATATCTTTGCCCAAGCAGGAAGGCCCCCAAAATGGCCAGGTTCCAGCTATTACAGCTTCGCCGGATCAAGAAGGCCTCCTGGAAGCCCAAGTTCTAGCTGCCACTCCTTCGCCTGAGCATAGCGGCCAAGTGGATATACAGGTTCTATCTACCACCTCTTTTCCTGAGCAAGGATGCCAGGTGGACATCCAAGTTCCAACCACCCCAGCTTTGCCTAAGCAGGGAAATTGCTCTGATGTCGTGGTTTTAGCCACCACTCCTATGCCAAAGCGAGAAGGCCACCTGGACAGCCAGAGCCCAACCAACACCCCATTTACTAAGCAAGGAGGTTTCAGGGATGTTCAGTTCCCAGCCACTGCCTGTGGTCAAGCTGTCGGTCCTTTGCTTATACACGGAAGCAGCCTAGAACCTCGGATCCCAGCCGACACCCCACAGCCCTTGCAAAGTGACCTCCCAGACTTTCAGGTTCCAGGTCCCTCACCTCTGCCGGCACATGGAAGCTACCCAGACCGTCAGGTCCCAGCCAGCACTCTGTTGTCCTTGCCCCAAGACCTCCCAGACTTTCAGCTTCCAGGTGCCACACCTTTGCCCCAGCCACAAGGCCTCATGGACACCCGGGTCCAAACCCTCCCACCTCCGCCCCAGCAGGGAGGCCTCCCAGACATCCAGGGTCCAGCTGCTGTGCCTTTGCTTCAGGAGCAAAGCCTCACAGACCTCCAGGTTCAGAAACTGACACCTCTGTTGGAGCAAAACAGCCTCACAAACGACTATGTTCCAGCTGCCACAACTTTGCCTGAGCAAGGAGGCCCTCAGGACATTCAGGGCCTGTTACCCACCCCGGTCCAGACCACTGTGGTTTTGTCCAAACAAGGAGGCCACTCAGTCTCTCATGTTGCCAGGTCAGAGTCTTCAGACTTGACCCCACCCcacagtcccccacccccaacccggCAGCTCCTGGGCCCCAACGCAGCTGCCCTCTCGAGATACCTGGCAGCCTCATATATCAGCCAGAGCCTGGCTCGGCGGCAAGGGCCTGGAGGAGAGGCTTCCCCAGCCTCCCGGGGCCCTTGGTCCTCCTCTGCCCCCACGTCACGCGCACCTTCACCACCGCCCCAGCCCCAACCCCCACCGCCCCCGGCCAGGAGGCTCAGCTATGCCACCACGGTCAACATCCACGTTGGGGGTGGTGGGCGGCTACGGCCAGCCAAGGCCCAGGTCAGGTTGAACCACCCTGCTCTCTTGGCAACCTCCCAGGAAGCTGTGGGCCTTCGCAGAGCCCAGGGGACTCCTGATGCCCCTTTCCACACGTGA
- the RPS16 gene encoding 40S ribosomal protein S16 isoform X2, translated as MPSKGPLQSVQVFGRKKTATAVAHCKRGNGLIKVNGRPLEMIEPRTLQYKLLEPVLLLGKERFAGVDIRVRVKGGGHVAQIYAIRQSISKALVAYYQKYVDEASKKEIKDILIQYDRTLLVADPRRCESKKFGGPGARARYQKSYR; from the exons ATGCCGTCCAAGGGTCCTCTGCAGTCGGTGCAGGTCTTCGGACGCAAG AAGACGGCCACGGCCGTGGCGCACTGCAAACGAGGTAACGGCCTCATCAAGGTGAACGGGCGACCCCTGGAGATGATCGAACCGCGCACGTTGCAGTACAAG CTACTGGAACCTGTTCTGCTTCTGGGCAAGGAGCGATTTGCTGGTGTGGACATCCGCGTCCGAGTGAAGGGTGGTGGTCATGTAGCCCAAATATACG CAATCCGCCAGTCCATCTCCAAAGCCTTGGTGGCCTATTACCAGAAAT ACGTGGATGAGGCTTCCAAGAAGGAGATCAAAGACATCCTCATCCAGTATGACCGGACCCTGCTGGTAGCTGATCCCCGTCGCTGCGAATCCAAAAAGTTTGGAGGTCCTGGTGCGCGTGCTCGCTACCAGAAATCCTACCGATAA
- the RPS16 gene encoding 40S ribosomal protein S16 isoform X1, with protein MPSKGPLQSVQVFGRKKTATAVAHCKRGNGLIKVNGRPLEMIEPRTLQYKLLEPVLLLGKERFAGVDIRVRVKGGGHVAQIYGESWELCTWVEGGSESKALPFGVHIADTLFCVCVSFSQQSASPSPKPWWPITRNTWMRLPRRRSKTSSSSMTGPCW; from the exons ATGCCGTCCAAGGGTCCTCTGCAGTCGGTGCAGGTCTTCGGACGCAAG AAGACGGCCACGGCCGTGGCGCACTGCAAACGAGGTAACGGCCTCATCAAGGTGAACGGGCGACCCCTGGAGATGATCGAACCGCGCACGTTGCAGTACAAG CTACTGGAACCTGTTCTGCTTCTGGGCAAGGAGCGATTTGCTGGTGTGGACATCCGCGTCCGAGTGAAGGGTGGTGGTCATGTAGCCCAAATATACGGTGAGTCCTGGGAACTGTGCACATGGGTGGAAGGTGGATCTGAGAGCAAGGCCCTACCCTTcggtgtacatatagctgatacacttttctgtgtgtgtgtttctttctcaCAGCAATCCGCCAGTCCATCTCCAAAGCCTTGGTGGCCTATTACCAGAAAT ACGTGGATGAGGCTTCCAAGAAGGAGATCAAAGACATCCTCATCCAGTATGACCGGACCCTGCTGGTAG
- the LOC130839401 gene encoding uncharacterized protein LOC130839401, translating to MWPLWIILLLVLPLGGLGPPLCPREPFYFLIAIMEMLGNKNDGTLYTPDDLLVCPAETLGCFRLELSVIGFEEGASVGTSVFRLQRLLDALGSRLWMTGQGTCPPCEGHPQRPVHLFLAKLLEFLQGACAQHLPSA from the exons ATGTGGCCTCTCTGGATCATCCTCCTGCTGGTGCTGCCCTTGGGAGGCCTAGGACCACCCCTCTGCCCGAGGGAGCCTTTCTACTTCCTCATTGCCATCATGGAGATGctg GGAAACAAAAATGATGGCACTCTCTACACCCCAGACGATCTTTTG GTGTGTCCTGCTGAGACTCTAGGCTGCTTCCGGCTGGAGCTGTCAGTGATTGGGTTTGAGGAGGGCGCATCTGTGGGGACTTCTGTGTTCCGGCTACAGCGCCTACTGGATGCCCTGGGATCCCGGCTGTGGATGACTGGCCAGGGCACTTGTCCACCCTGTGAAGGACACCCTCAGAGACCTGTCCATCTTTTTCTGGCCAAACTCTTGGAATTTTTACAGGGGGCTTGTGCTCAGCACCTGCCCTCAGCATGA